A genomic segment from Alkalilimnicola ehrlichii MLHE-1 encodes:
- a CDS encoding arylesterase, producing MLLRLLLIVLLLGTATASPAEEAPRIAVLGDSLSAAYGLEREREGWVTLLQDRLTAEGHPHQVINAATSGDTTRQALNRLAPLLEAHSPEVLVVQLGGNDGLRALPPAETRRNLSAIIEMGQSAGAEVLLVGIRLPPNYGPAYNQRFEALFHELAEDYDVPLVPFLLEGIATDDALMQDDRIHPNAKAQPKMLELVWPELVPLL from the coding sequence ATGCTGCTGCGTCTCCTGCTGATTGTCCTGTTACTGGGCACGGCCACCGCCTCGCCGGCGGAGGAAGCCCCGCGCATCGCGGTGCTCGGCGACAGCCTGAGCGCCGCCTACGGCCTGGAGCGCGAGCGTGAGGGCTGGGTGACGCTGCTGCAGGACCGACTGACAGCCGAGGGCCACCCGCATCAGGTTATCAATGCTGCCACCAGCGGCGATACGACCCGCCAGGCCCTCAACCGGCTCGCCCCCCTGCTGGAGGCGCACAGCCCCGAAGTGCTGGTGGTGCAACTGGGCGGCAACGACGGCCTGCGCGCCCTGCCCCCGGCGGAGACACGGCGCAACCTGTCGGCCATTATCGAGATGGGACAGTCGGCGGGGGCAGAGGTTCTGCTCGTGGGTATACGGCTGCCGCCCAATTACGGGCCGGCCTATAACCAACGCTTCGAGGCCCTGTTCCATGAACTGGCCGAGGACTACGACGTGCCGCTGGTCCCCTTCCTGCTGGAAGGTATCGCCACCGATGATGCCCTGATGCAGGACGACCGCATCCACCCCAACGCCAAGGCCCAGCCGAAGATGCTGGAGTTGGTGTGGCCGGAGCTGGTGCCGTTGCTCTGA
- a CDS encoding recombination-associated protein RdgC, translating into MWFKNLTLYKLQSPLRETAEGLQEALAAFAWEPAARFEMQRVGWVPPMGRPDAPLTHSVGNFHLLCLHEESKLLPASVIRDALDEKVGEIEHKESRKVRRREKDQLKEEVILDLLPRAFSRHRRTWGYIDARDGWLVVDTASARAAEDFVEHLREALGTLPVALPETKESPQAVMTRWLAEDDIPGDVELGEEAVLEDPRAEGCEVRVKRQDLVAEEMRAHIQAGKRVRTLALTWGERLSCVLDAGLVVKRLKFLDMVQEQAAEEEAETPEERLDVDFSLMSLELQRFYPRLMELFGGERQGPAEEDRPSSPDEEATLASEDGITGSATPRA; encoded by the coding sequence ATGTGGTTCAAGAACCTCACCCTCTACAAGCTCCAATCCCCCCTGCGCGAGACGGCCGAGGGCCTGCAGGAGGCGCTGGCCGCCTTTGCCTGGGAGCCCGCCGCCCGGTTCGAGATGCAGCGGGTGGGGTGGGTGCCGCCCATGGGCCGGCCGGATGCGCCGTTGACCCACTCCGTCGGCAATTTCCACCTGCTCTGCCTGCACGAGGAGAGCAAACTCCTGCCCGCCTCGGTCATCCGCGACGCCCTGGACGAGAAGGTCGGCGAGATCGAGCACAAGGAGAGCCGTAAGGTGCGCCGGCGCGAGAAGGACCAGCTCAAGGAGGAGGTGATCCTCGACCTGCTGCCCCGTGCCTTCAGCCGCCACCGCCGCACCTGGGGCTACATTGACGCCCGCGACGGCTGGCTGGTGGTGGACACCGCCAGCGCCCGTGCCGCCGAGGACTTCGTCGAGCACCTGCGCGAGGCCCTGGGCACCCTGCCGGTGGCCCTGCCGGAGACGAAGGAAAGCCCGCAGGCGGTGATGACCCGCTGGCTGGCCGAGGACGATATCCCCGGTGACGTCGAGCTGGGCGAGGAGGCGGTGCTGGAGGACCCCCGCGCCGAGGGCTGCGAGGTGCGGGTCAAGCGCCAGGACCTGGTGGCCGAGGAGATGCGCGCCCACATCCAGGCGGGCAAGCGGGTGCGCACCCTGGCCCTGACCTGGGGCGAGCGCCTCTCCTGCGTGCTGGACGCCGGCCTGGTGGTCAAGCGCCTGAAGTTTCTGGACATGGTGCAGGAGCAGGCCGCCGAGGAGGAGGCCGAGACCCCGGAAGAGCGCCTGGACGTGGACTTCTCCCTGATGAGCCTCGAGCTGCAGCGGTTCTACCCGCGGCTGATGGAACTGTTCGGTGGTGAACGGCAGGGGCCGGCGGAAGAGGACCGCCCCTCGTCTCCGGACGAAGAGGCCACCCTGGCCAGCGAGGACGGCATCACCGGTAGCGCCACGCCTCGCGCCTAG
- a CDS encoding TspO/MBR family protein, with the protein MQTNPRHHFPMLLAFLFLVLVVSSLGGAVTATGLDDWYRDLAKPPFNPPDWLFGPVWTALYLAIAIAGWRLWRVLGWVQGRGVLALWGLQLVMNLCWSVIFFGLQAPGAALVWIGLLFLVLLACIRQFAPVDRWAAILFVPYALWVAFAAVLNGAIWWLN; encoded by the coding sequence ATGCAGACCAATCCCCGGCACCACTTCCCGATGCTGCTGGCCTTCCTGTTCCTGGTGCTGGTGGTCTCCTCCCTGGGTGGGGCGGTGACCGCCACCGGCCTGGACGATTGGTATCGCGACCTGGCCAAGCCACCGTTCAACCCCCCGGACTGGCTCTTCGGTCCGGTCTGGACGGCGCTCTACCTGGCCATTGCCATCGCCGGCTGGCGTCTGTGGCGGGTGCTGGGCTGGGTGCAGGGGCGGGGCGTGCTGGCGCTCTGGGGGCTGCAGCTGGTGATGAACCTGTGCTGGTCGGTGATCTTCTTCGGCCTGCAGGCGCCGGGAGCGGCGCTGGTCTGGATCGGTCTGCTCTTTCTGGTGTTGCTGGCCTGCATCCGGCAATTCGCACCGGTGGATCGCTGGGCCGCCATCCTGTTCGTGCCTTACGCGCTGTGGGTGGCCTTCGCCGCAGTGCTCAATGGCGCCATCTGGTGGTTGAACTGA
- a CDS encoding fumarate hydratase, with translation MATIRQDDFIQSIADALQYISYYHPKDFIDAAHEAWEREESPAAKDALAQILINSRMCAEGRRPICQDTGIVTVILKIGMNVQWDAEMSVEDMVNEGVRRAYNLPDNKLRASILADPAGERKNTGDNTPAVIHMSLVPGDTVDVQVAAKGGGSEAKTKFAMLNPSDSIVDWVLEQVPKMGAGWCPPGILGIGIGGTADKAMLMAKEACMESIDIHELKARGPRNTAEELRLELFDKVNELGIGAQGLGGLTTVLDIKIRDYPTHAANKPVAMIPNCAATRHAHFVLDGSGVADLPAPKLEDWPQVAREGGGDVKRVNLDEVTTEEARSWKPGDTLLVSGTILTGRDAAHKRMTDMLSRGEELPVDLKGKFIYYVGPVDPVRDEPVGPAGPTTATRMDKFTDQMLAETGLMGMIGKAERGPEAVAAIRKHGAVYLIAVGGAAYLVSKAIRKARVVAFEDLGMEAIHEFEVEDMPVTVAVDSRGESVHEAGPREWQARIKGIPVTEA, from the coding sequence ATGGCTACCATCCGCCAGGATGACTTCATCCAGAGCATCGCCGATGCGCTGCAGTATATCTCCTACTACCACCCCAAGGACTTCATCGACGCCGCCCACGAGGCCTGGGAGCGGGAGGAATCGCCGGCCGCCAAGGATGCCCTGGCGCAGATCCTGATCAACTCGCGCATGTGCGCCGAGGGCCGCCGGCCCATCTGCCAGGATACCGGCATCGTCACGGTGATCCTCAAGATCGGCATGAACGTCCAGTGGGACGCCGAGATGAGTGTGGAGGACATGGTCAACGAGGGCGTGCGCCGGGCCTACAACCTGCCCGACAACAAGCTGCGCGCCTCCATCCTGGCCGACCCGGCCGGCGAGCGGAAGAACACCGGCGACAACACCCCGGCGGTGATCCACATGAGCCTGGTACCGGGGGACACCGTGGACGTGCAGGTGGCGGCCAAGGGGGGCGGCTCCGAGGCCAAGACCAAGTTCGCCATGCTCAACCCCTCCGACTCCATCGTCGACTGGGTACTGGAACAGGTGCCGAAGATGGGCGCCGGCTGGTGCCCGCCGGGCATCCTGGGCATCGGCATCGGCGGTACCGCGGACAAGGCGATGCTGATGGCCAAGGAGGCCTGCATGGAGTCCATCGACATCCACGAGCTGAAGGCCCGCGGCCCACGGAACACCGCCGAGGAACTGCGTCTGGAGCTGTTCGACAAGGTCAACGAGCTGGGCATCGGCGCCCAGGGCCTGGGCGGGCTGACCACGGTGCTGGATATCAAGATCCGCGACTACCCCACCCACGCGGCCAACAAGCCCGTGGCGATGATCCCCAACTGCGCGGCCACCCGCCACGCCCACTTCGTGCTGGACGGCTCCGGGGTGGCGGACCTGCCGGCGCCCAAGCTGGAGGATTGGCCGCAGGTGGCCCGCGAGGGCGGCGGCGACGTCAAGCGGGTCAACCTCGACGAGGTGACCACCGAGGAGGCGCGAAGCTGGAAGCCGGGTGACACCCTGCTGGTCTCCGGCACCATCCTCACCGGCCGCGATGCCGCCCACAAGCGCATGACCGACATGCTGAGCCGGGGAGAAGAGCTGCCGGTGGACCTGAAGGGCAAGTTCATCTACTACGTGGGCCCGGTGGACCCGGTGCGCGACGAGCCCGTGGGCCCGGCCGGCCCCACCACCGCCACCCGGATGGACAAGTTCACCGATCAGATGCTGGCCGAGACCGGCCTGATGGGCATGATCGGCAAGGCCGAGCGCGGCCCCGAGGCGGTGGCGGCCATCCGTAAGCACGGCGCGGTCTACCTGATCGCCGTGGGCGGTGCCGCCTACCTGGTCTCCAAGGCCATCCGCAAGGCCCGGGTGGTGGCCTTCGAGGACCTGGGCATGGAGGCCATCCACGAATTTGAGGTGGAGGACATGCCGGTGACGGTGGCGGTGGACAGCCGTGGCGAATCGGTGCACGAAGCCGGCCCCCGCGAGTGGCAGGCCCGGATCAAGGGCATCCCCGTCACCGAGGCCTGA
- a CDS encoding DUF2189 domain-containing protein: MTDTPSPPRPPEELPMLAPCHDVAADAPLRWMQRGWADLRAAPRQSLLFGVMTVVLSYLVTAATWVYGNIGLYLGLVSGFVFVAPLLALTVYAISLQLERGRPPSLRRSLRSAVQSLRGAMFFAVILVIVLLVWARAANTLYIFFPDTADPALADLVLFLGIGSVVGALFSLVVFAASAFSLPMLVERRTDAITAVVTSVNAVLRNKRTMLVWALMIAACVAVAIVTAWLAFVVLMPLLGHATWHAYRETIDASEWPLLEQEA, from the coding sequence ATGACCGACACACCCTCACCGCCGCGGCCGCCGGAGGAGCTGCCCATGCTGGCGCCGTGCCACGACGTCGCGGCCGACGCCCCCTTGCGCTGGATGCAGCGCGGCTGGGCGGATCTGCGGGCGGCACCCCGCCAGAGCCTGCTCTTCGGGGTGATGACGGTGGTGCTGAGCTACCTGGTCACCGCAGCCACCTGGGTGTACGGCAACATCGGGCTCTACCTCGGTCTGGTCTCCGGGTTCGTGTTCGTGGCACCGTTGTTGGCGCTCACCGTGTACGCCATCAGCCTGCAGCTCGAGCGGGGGCGCCCCCCGTCCCTGCGGCGCAGCCTGCGCAGTGCCGTGCAGTCGCTGCGGGGTGCGATGTTCTTCGCCGTGATCCTGGTGATAGTGCTGCTGGTCTGGGCGCGGGCGGCGAATACCCTGTACATCTTCTTCCCTGACACCGCCGACCCGGCCCTCGCCGATCTAGTGCTCTTTCTGGGCATCGGCAGCGTGGTGGGGGCGCTGTTCAGTCTGGTGGTCTTCGCGGCCAGCGCCTTTTCGCTGCCGATGCTGGTGGAGCGCCGAACCGACGCCATCACCGCGGTGGTGACCAGCGTCAACGCGGTGCTGCGGAACAAGCGGACCATGCTGGTCTGGGCGCTGATGATCGCCGCCTGCGTGGCGGTGGCCATCGTCACCGCCTGGCTGGCCTTTGTGGTGCTGATGCCGCTGCTGGGGCACGCCACCTGGCACGCCTACCGCGAGACCATCGACGCCTCGGAGTGGCCGTTGCTGGAGCAGGAGGCGTAG
- a CDS encoding HDOD domain-containing protein translates to MIAIPDEARLAKLTPLNELSGERLSRLREKGELARVHRGETLQAPNEDRNLVYLLEGQLTLVSRGGGAERIKGDDDGACQPLFDGRPRQTVARADRDCIILRLPRPLFDVLADEERNAGYDVREVQVDESGMRLFQRILHHLHDGSLELPVMPEITMRLKALPEEEADLEALSDIVRLDPSVAARVIQASNSPVYRRSAGSVSSLREAVAMLGFITVKKLALAMTLSAPFERQSPSARRLLKRTWRHSVCASVTAAVIAQRSAAGLDRDRCLLAGLTHSIGIVPIVMFAERAGIHDSQGLAEVIEGLSGMVGREVLEAWEFDEALAEVPEQMADPMRAHDGPADLADAVIVARLFCDANAGDEAAMKTLHATPALTRLQLPGDGPEADLEVLHAARMELEALEKALMGEA, encoded by the coding sequence ATGATCGCGATACCGGATGAAGCCCGCCTCGCCAAGCTGACGCCGCTCAATGAACTGAGCGGTGAGCGTCTGAGCCGCCTCAGGGAGAAAGGGGAACTGGCCCGCGTCCATCGCGGCGAGACCCTGCAGGCCCCCAACGAGGACAGGAACCTGGTCTACCTGCTGGAAGGCCAGCTCACGCTTGTCTCTAGAGGGGGAGGGGCCGAGCGCATCAAAGGGGACGACGATGGCGCCTGCCAGCCGTTGTTCGACGGGCGGCCTCGCCAGACCGTGGCCCGTGCCGATCGGGACTGCATCATCCTGCGCCTGCCGCGGCCGCTGTTCGATGTGCTGGCCGACGAGGAGCGCAACGCCGGCTACGACGTCCGCGAGGTCCAGGTGGACGAGAGCGGCATGCGGCTCTTTCAGCGCATCCTGCACCACCTGCACGACGGCTCCCTGGAACTGCCGGTGATGCCGGAGATCACCATGCGTCTGAAGGCGTTGCCCGAGGAAGAGGCGGACCTGGAGGCGCTGAGCGACATCGTGCGGCTGGATCCTTCCGTGGCGGCGCGGGTCATCCAGGCCTCCAACAGCCCCGTCTACCGGCGCAGTGCCGGGTCGGTCAGCAGTCTGCGTGAGGCGGTGGCCATGCTCGGGTTCATCACCGTGAAAAAACTCGCTCTGGCGATGACCCTGTCCGCACCCTTCGAGCGCCAGAGCCCCTCCGCCCGCCGGCTGCTCAAGCGGACCTGGCGCCACAGCGTCTGCGCCTCGGTGACCGCCGCCGTGATCGCCCAGCGCTCGGCGGCCGGTCTCGACCGCGACCGCTGCCTGCTCGCCGGCCTGACCCATTCCATCGGCATCGTGCCCATCGTGATGTTCGCCGAGCGGGCCGGCATCCACGACAGCCAGGGGTTGGCCGAGGTCATCGAAGGCCTGAGCGGCATGGTGGGGCGCGAGGTGTTGGAGGCCTGGGAGTTTGACGAGGCGTTGGCCGAGGTGCCCGAACAGATGGCCGATCCCATGCGGGCACACGACGGCCCGGCCGACCTGGCCGACGCGGTCATCGTCGCGCGGCTCTTCTGCGATGCCAACGCCGGGGACGAAGCGGCCATGAAGACCCTGCACGCCACCCCGGCACTCACCCGGCTGCAATTGCCGGGCGACGGCCCGGAGGCTGACCTGGAGGTGCTCCACGCCGCCCGCATGGAGCTGGAAGCCCTGGAAAAGGCCCTGATGGGCGAAGCCTGA
- a CDS encoding FKBP-type peptidyl-prolyl cis-trans isomerase, translated as MQVAKDRVVSIDYTLKDTEGTLLDSSEGRGPLAYLHGAGNIIPGLEQALEGQNSGDSVEVTIEPGDAYGERDDNLIQDVPKQMFDSVEKVEPGMQFQAQTPNGTQVITVREVGDETVKVDANHPLAGVTLNFDVKVIDVRDASSEEVENGQPDQQQ; from the coding sequence ATGCAGGTTGCCAAAGACCGGGTCGTGTCCATCGACTACACCCTTAAAGACACCGAAGGCACGTTGCTGGACTCCTCCGAGGGGCGCGGGCCGCTGGCTTACCTTCACGGCGCGGGCAATATCATCCCGGGCCTGGAACAGGCGCTCGAGGGGCAGAACAGCGGTGATTCGGTGGAAGTGACCATCGAGCCGGGCGATGCCTACGGCGAGCGCGACGACAACCTGATCCAGGATGTCCCCAAGCAGATGTTTGACTCGGTGGAGAAGGTCGAGCCCGGCATGCAGTTCCAGGCCCAGACCCCCAACGGCACGCAGGTAATCACCGTGCGCGAAGTAGGCGACGAGACGGTCAAGGTGGATGCCAACCATCCGCTGGCCGGCGTCACCCTCAACTTCGACGTCAAGGTGATCGACGTCCGTGACGCCTCCAGTGAGGAGGTCGAGAACGGCCAGCCCGACCAGCAGCAGTAA
- a CDS encoding STAS domain-containing protein produces MSVNAYTARNGKELVLEIQGRFDFGLHKPFRRAYRGRAGLETYRVDLRQAESMDSSALGMLLLLREHASGQGARVVLRHCQEEVDEILRTANFQKLFEIERSPAPPRPVKAE; encoded by the coding sequence ATGTCGGTGAACGCCTACACCGCCCGCAACGGCAAGGAACTGGTGCTCGAGATCCAGGGCCGGTTCGACTTCGGGCTGCACAAGCCCTTCCGTCGGGCCTACCGGGGCCGCGCCGGCCTGGAGACCTACCGGGTGGATCTGCGTCAGGCGGAATCCATGGACAGCTCCGCGCTCGGCATGCTGCTGCTGCTCCGCGAGCATGCCTCCGGTCAGGGCGCTCGCGTGGTATTGCGCCACTGTCAGGAGGAGGTGGATGAAATCCTGCGCACGGCCAATTTCCAGAAGCTCTTCGAGATCGAGCGCAGCCCTGCGCCGCCGCGGCCGGTGAAGGCTGAATAG
- a CDS encoding dodecin produces the protein MSDHVYKIVELTGSSSKSMEDAVNQAVERAARTLHHMRWFEVTETRGHIEDGRVAHWQVTLKIGFTLEP, from the coding sequence ATGAGCGATCACGTCTACAAGATCGTGGAACTGACTGGATCCTCCAGCAAGAGCATGGAGGATGCCGTCAACCAGGCCGTTGAACGGGCGGCCCGCACCCTCCACCACATGCGCTGGTTCGAGGTCACCGAGACCCGGGGCCATATCGAGGACGGTCGCGTGGCCCACTGGCAGGTCACCCTGAAGATCGGTTTTACCCTGGAGCCGTGA
- a CDS encoding hydrolase, producing MRLKAEESSLLVVDIQQQLVPEIHDHERVVDCTAWLMDVAAVLKIPVHATEQYPEGLGPTIPLLRGRLEAEHIHEKVCFGWADEPEALSQLNEPQVVLVGTEAHVCVLQTALGLREAGREVFVVAEAVGSRRPHDRDTALARMRQAGCWVVTREMVAFEWLRRAGTDVFREVLQRYIR from the coding sequence ATGCGTCTGAAAGCAGAGGAATCGTCGTTACTGGTGGTGGATATCCAACAGCAGCTGGTGCCCGAGATCCACGACCACGAACGGGTGGTGGACTGTACGGCCTGGCTGATGGACGTGGCGGCGGTCCTCAAGATCCCGGTCCATGCCACCGAGCAGTACCCCGAGGGCCTGGGCCCCACCATTCCGCTGTTGCGGGGGCGGTTGGAGGCGGAGCACATCCACGAGAAGGTCTGCTTCGGCTGGGCGGACGAGCCCGAGGCGCTCAGCCAGCTGAACGAGCCCCAGGTGGTGCTGGTGGGCACTGAGGCCCACGTCTGCGTGCTGCAGACGGCGCTGGGCCTGCGCGAGGCCGGGCGCGAGGTGTTCGTGGTGGCCGAGGCGGTGGGCTCGCGCCGGCCGCACGATCGCGACACCGCGCTGGCGCGCATGCGCCAGGCCGGCTGCTGGGTGGTCACCCGCGAGATGGTGGCCTTTGAGTGGCTGCGCCGGGCCGGGACCGACGTCTTCCGGGAGGTGCTGCAGCGCTACATCCGCTGA
- a CDS encoding Slp family lipoprotein, with translation MTVSRALLVVLLALALAACATGPRYDTAQVDPDLTPQRLAADAPDHVDQPVVWGGVIVASENLEDRTRLEVLAYPLDRSQRPRTGQPPRGRFLVEHPGYLETADYAPGRSLTVQGQVDEVVDGRIGEAAYRYPRVVPDDLHLWPRAVEAERTAPRVRFGVGIILTN, from the coding sequence ATGACCGTTTCGCGAGCACTACTCGTGGTGTTGCTGGCCCTGGCGCTTGCCGCCTGTGCCACCGGCCCCCGCTACGACACCGCTCAGGTTGATCCTGACCTGACGCCCCAACGGCTGGCTGCCGATGCCCCCGACCACGTGGACCAGCCGGTGGTCTGGGGCGGGGTCATTGTCGCCAGTGAGAACCTGGAGGATCGCACGCGCCTGGAGGTGCTCGCCTATCCCCTGGACCGCAGCCAGCGGCCCCGCACCGGGCAACCCCCCCGGGGGCGATTCCTGGTCGAGCACCCGGGGTACCTGGAGACGGCCGACTACGCCCCCGGTCGCAGCCTGACCGTGCAGGGACAGGTGGACGAGGTGGTGGACGGCCGCATTGGTGAGGCCGCTTATCGCTACCCCCGGGTGGTGCCCGATGATCTCCACCTGTGGCCACGTGCAGTGGAGGCCGAGCGTACCGCCCCGCGTGTCAGATTCGGCGTGGGGATTATACTCACTAACTAG
- a CDS encoding Slp family lipoprotein, which produces MKVLIALMLVLLLAGCAPGAPEPIRSAPPEAPDLAEARADPDAHAGRTVRWGGVIAEVRNRSDHTELEVVARRLQVGGRPAERDDDSPGRFLARVPGFLDPAIHAPGRAITVVGTFEGLREQAVGDYRYTFPWVRVEVYHLWPEREPVPSYRRDPFYDPWYDPWYGPFPRYYRHPFYGPYW; this is translated from the coding sequence ATGAAGGTCCTGATTGCCCTGATGTTGGTGCTGTTGCTGGCGGGCTGCGCGCCCGGTGCCCCGGAACCTATCCGCAGCGCCCCGCCAGAGGCCCCGGACTTGGCCGAGGCGCGGGCCGACCCGGACGCCCATGCCGGGCGCACGGTGCGCTGGGGTGGGGTGATTGCCGAGGTGCGCAACCGCTCCGATCACACCGAGCTGGAGGTGGTCGCCCGCCGGTTGCAGGTCGGGGGGCGCCCGGCGGAGCGGGACGATGACAGCCCCGGCCGCTTCCTGGCCCGTGTGCCGGGCTTTCTCGACCCCGCCATCCACGCGCCTGGCCGTGCGATCACGGTGGTGGGTACCTTTGAGGGGCTGCGGGAGCAGGCCGTGGGGGATTACCGCTACACCTTCCCGTGGGTGCGGGTCGAGGTCTACCACCTGTGGCCGGAGCGCGAGCCGGTCCCCAGCTACCGCCGGGACCCCTTCTACGATCCCTGGTATGACCCCTGGTACGGCCCCTTTCCGCGCTACTACCGCCATCCCTTCTACGGACCCTATTGGTGA